From the genome of Rathayibacter sp. VKM Ac-2759, one region includes:
- a CDS encoding DUF2945 domain-containing protein, producing the protein MKKGDKISWNTSQGETHGELVEKKTKEFQFEGQKFNASDDEPYWIVQSDKTDAKAAHKESSLTKK; encoded by the coding sequence GTGAAGAAGGGCGACAAGATCAGCTGGAACACCTCGCAGGGCGAGACCCACGGCGAGCTGGTCGAGAAGAAGACGAAGGAGTTCCAGTTCGAGGGCCAGAAGTTCAACGCCTCGGACGACGAGCCGTACTGGATCGTGCAGAGCGACAAGACCGACGCGAAGGCCGCCCACAAGGAGTCGTCGCTGACGAAGAAGTAG